From Microbacterium sp. LWH11-1.2, one genomic window encodes:
- the mnhG gene encoding monovalent cation/H(+) antiporter subunit G — MNVLGLLIPDAVIDVAVLVLILLGALLCLSAAVGLLHFRDVPSRLHAATKPQVLGLVLICGAVALSQRSVGGILIGLVLVAPIVLMQFATAPLSAHIVGRQAYRNGTTDERSLIVDELAESKQTPPGAG; from the coding sequence ATGAACGTGCTCGGTCTCCTGATCCCCGACGCCGTCATCGATGTGGCGGTGCTCGTGCTGATCCTGCTCGGCGCCCTGCTCTGCCTCTCGGCCGCCGTCGGCCTGCTGCACTTCCGCGACGTGCCGTCCCGGCTGCATGCGGCCACGAAGCCGCAGGTGCTCGGCCTCGTGCTCATCTGCGGCGCGGTCGCACTGTCGCAGCGCTCGGTCGGCGGCATCCTGATCGGCCTCGTCCTGGTGGCTCCGATCGTGCTGATGCAGTTCGCCACCGCGCCGCTCTCGGCCCACATCGTCGGCCGGCAGGCCTACCGCAACGGCACGACCGACGAGCGGAGCCTCATCGTCGACGAGCTCGCCGAATCGAAGCAGACCCCTCCCGGCGCGGGGTAG
- a CDS encoding monovalent cation/H+ antiporter complex subunit F yields the protein MNILLLVIMVVFGVAAILTVIRIVRGPSILDRAVASDVLLTEVMCVLGAEMAINGHTRSIPVLLIIAAIGVFGSIAVARFVARRDNTTQ from the coding sequence ATCATGGTGGTGTTCGGCGTCGCCGCGATCCTCACCGTGATCCGGATCGTGCGGGGGCCGTCGATCCTCGACCGCGCGGTCGCCTCCGACGTGCTGCTCACCGAGGTGATGTGCGTGCTCGGCGCCGAGATGGCGATCAACGGGCACACCCGCAGCATCCCGGTGCTGCTGATCATCGCCGCGATCGGGGTGTTCGGCTCGATCGCCGTCGCCCGCTTCGTCGCGAGAAGGGACAACACGACGCAATGA